In Armatimonadia bacterium, a genomic segment contains:
- a CDS encoding ribokinase — MPPTVLVLGSLNIDYTAVVDRLPCPGETVLGGELLVTQGGKGANQAVASARSGAVVSLLGCVGKDDGGRAYLDKLATERVDTGLLRLCEELPTGTALIYVERGSGENMIAVCPGANSRLSPEDVEGARERIAAADVVVAQLESPMETVMAAGRLCREVNTPFMLNPSPVPPGGVPPELLAEVDYLVCNQTEMGLLADGLAGGSLRDAADLLLTRGMTAVVMTLGSEGCAVVEKTGVSRVSSFPVRPVDAVGAGDAFTGALATGLAEGRPLQEAARFASAAGALAVTTAGAMPSLPNRHQIERLLGQQSAG, encoded by the coding sequence GTGCCCCCAACAGTCCTGGTCCTGGGCAGCCTCAACATTGACTACACCGCCGTCGTAGACCGTCTACCCTGTCCGGGCGAGACCGTGCTGGGTGGAGAGTTGCTGGTGACGCAAGGCGGAAAGGGCGCCAACCAGGCAGTCGCCTCGGCCCGGTCGGGTGCAGTGGTTTCCCTGCTGGGCTGTGTGGGCAAGGACGACGGTGGCCGGGCCTACCTGGACAAACTCGCCACCGAACGAGTGGACACAGGGCTACTGCGTCTGTGCGAGGAGCTTCCGACGGGGACTGCGCTGATCTACGTCGAGCGCGGTAGCGGGGAGAACATGATTGCGGTCTGCCCCGGCGCCAACTCGCGACTGTCCCCTGAGGACGTGGAGGGCGCCAGAGAGCGGATCGCGGCTGCCGACGTCGTTGTCGCCCAGCTTGAGTCGCCGATGGAGACTGTCATGGCCGCCGGGCGTCTCTGCCGCGAAGTGAACACTCCCTTCATGCTGAACCCGTCACCGGTGCCGCCGGGAGGTGTGCCGCCGGAGCTGCTGGCCGAGGTCGATTACCTGGTCTGCAACCAGACCGAGATGGGCCTGCTGGCCGATGGCCTTGCCGGAGGCAGCCTGCGCGATGCCGCCGACCTCCTCCTGACCCGCGGCATGACAGCCGTAGTCATGACGCTGGGCTCCGAGGGCTGCGCAGTAGTGGAGAAGACCGGGGTCTCGCGGGTGTCCTCCTTCCCGGTGCGACCCGTGGATGCAGTGGGTGCCGGCGACGCCTTCACCGGAGCCCTGGCCACCGGACTCGCAGAGGGCCGCCCCCTGCAGGAGGCGGCCCGATTCGCGTCTGCGGCAGGGGCTCTCGCTGTGACGACAGCAGGCGCCATGCCCTCCTTGCCCAACCGCCACCAGATCGAGAGGCTGCTGGGCCAACAGAGCGCGGGCTAA
- a CDS encoding aldo/keto reductase produces the protein MKYLKFGNSGVEVSALCLGAMTFYERNDEETSIGIVRKAVDMGINFIDTADSYGRGKSELFLGKALEGLREKVFLATKFFVPYTPDRRLGGGLACSRKHILRYVDDTLSRLRTDYIDLLQLHHPNSKVGVEETLSALDSLVKQGKVLYLGVSNHYAWQMAHLLGVAALHSWEPLISIQARYNLLDRVVENETVPFCKRFNLAMMAYSPQDGGLLTGKYQRGIEPDPESRAGKTKSFADRLTDETFDVVEKIEAVAQRLEMGINQLAVLWVMQKDFCCIPIIGGSKPEHFDPLYEIVDREIPEEDMQYLADLTRSYRFQDFVNQPQIGGSSPALNWF, from the coding sequence ATGAAGTACCTCAAGTTCGGCAATTCCGGCGTCGAGGTATCCGCGCTCTGCCTGGGAGCCATGACCTTCTACGAGCGCAACGACGAGGAGACCTCGATCGGCATCGTGCGCAAGGCCGTTGACATGGGCATCAACTTCATCGACACCGCCGACAGCTATGGCCGCGGCAAGAGTGAGCTGTTCCTCGGCAAGGCTCTCGAGGGCCTGCGCGAGAAGGTCTTCCTCGCCACCAAGTTCTTCGTCCCCTACACTCCGGATCGGCGTCTTGGTGGCGGACTGGCCTGCTCCCGCAAGCACATTCTGCGCTATGTCGACGACACACTGAGCCGCCTGCGGACCGACTACATCGACCTGCTGCAGCTACATCACCCGAACTCCAAGGTCGGTGTGGAGGAGACGCTCTCAGCGCTGGATTCGCTGGTCAAGCAGGGCAAGGTCCTCTATCTGGGTGTCAGCAATCACTATGCCTGGCAGATGGCGCACCTGCTGGGAGTGGCGGCCCTCCATAGCTGGGAGCCTTTGATCTCGATCCAGGCCCGCTACAACCTGCTGGACCGTGTGGTCGAGAACGAGACCGTTCCCTTCTGCAAGCGCTTCAACCTCGCGATGATGGCCTACAGCCCGCAGGACGGCGGCCTCTTGACCGGCAAGTATCAGCGGGGCATTGAGCCCGATCCCGAGTCCCGAGCGGGGAAGACCAAGTCCTTCGCCGACCGGCTGACCGACGAGACTTTCGACGTGGTGGAGAAGATCGAGGCTGTGGCGCAGCGGCTGGAGATGGGCATCAACCAGCTCGCAGTCCTGTGGGTCATGCAGAAGGATTTCTGCTGCATCCCCATCATCGGTGGCAGCAAGCCGGAGCACTTCGACCCGCTCTACGAGATCGTCGACAGGGAGATCCCGGAGGAGGACATGCAGTACCTGGCCGACCTCACCCGCAGCTACCGGTTCCAGGACTTCGTGAACCAGCCGCAGATCGGCGGCAGCTCGCCTGCCCTGAACTGGTTTTAG